GCCGGAGATATATCAAATCCGGAGCAGAAGCCCCAGAATTCACTAAGCTCTGACGAGTTAAGGTAATTTCCTTATTAAGCTCCAACTCAGTGATAACTCCATCACCTACAATTGCAACGACTCTATCAAGAGGGATAGTGTCCTCTCCGAAAACTGAAGTACTTATAAAAAAAAATAAAAAAAACTTAAATAAGAAATTCATAAAAATATCTCAATTAAAAAAATGGAACATAATAAATAACTTATTGACTTGAGTAGCCGCCGATTCTATCCCGAAGGGCGCCAACTGCATTGCTGCCAACACGTGTAATGCCTTTTAATTCCAACTGAACGAAAAAGCTCGTCGCATAAAGATCGCTGCCGACCAAATCTTGGCCTGTTAAAAGCCGATTTGCAACAAGTCTAAAGGCCCAACAACCTTTTTTGTACTCTAACCCCACAACTCCCTCAATGAGCTTCCCAGAATCCTTCGCGTAATTCCAACGGCCTGCGCCTCCCCAACGTCCTTTTATGGGCCACTGTCCTGACACATCAAACTGCTCGTGTGTATCGCGTGCACGCCGATACCCGAAGTTAAATACTTTCCCTTCCTCCGGCTTATATTGAAGCCGATGATCCGAATTGATCATTACATCAAGCACTGCATTGTATTGCAGCAACATATCAGCACTCCACCCTTGACTTATCCGCCCTCTACCGGCTAAAAGAATATTGGACCTGCTGCCATTTCTTGGGGTGTGAGTGTCGTCAAGTAAAACCAATTCCTCATCAAGGTGTAAACGTTGCGCAGCCGCAAACTGAAATCGCTCGACACCGCTTTCAGTATCTACAAATTGACTGGTCAAACCCACAGTTAATTGGTCGGCGTCATTGATCCGGTCACCTCCAGAAAAGATATTCTCCGAATGAATTTGCGCTA
The DNA window shown above is from Pseudomonadota bacterium and carries:
- a CDS encoding LPS-assembly protein LptD; its protein translation is SGTALTQTLVPQIFYVHAPFKDQRNLPLLDTGLSDFSLAQIHSENIFSGGDRINDADQLTVGLTSQFVDTESGVERFQFAAAQRLHLDEELVLLDDTHTPRNGSRSNILLAGRGRISQGWSADMLLQYNAVLDVMINSDHRLQYKPEEGKVFNFGYRRARDTHEQFDVSGQWPIKGRWGGAGRWNYAKDSGKLIEGVVGLEYKKGCWAFRLVANRLLTGQDLVGSDLYATSFFVQLELKGITRVGSNAVGALRDRIGGYSSQ